TTTGACATTGGCCAGCACACTCTCGAACTGGATCTGGTCCGCCTTGAAGCCGGTGGTGCTGGCGTTGGCCAGGTTGTTGGAGATCACGTCCAGCCTGCGCTGCGCCGAAAGGTTGCCGGTCAAAGCCGCGTACATCCCTGCGTTCATGCTCTCCCCCTAGGCGACGCGCTTCATCTTGCCGCGCAGCCTGACGATGGCCTGGCTGTGCAGCTGCGAGATGCGCGACTCGGTGAGATCGAGCACGGCGCCGATCTCCTTCAGGTTCAGCTCTTCGTAGTAGTAGAGCGTGATCACGATGCGTTCCTTCTCGGGGAGTGAGTCGATCGCCTCGGCGAGACGCTCAACGGTCTGGCGCGCGATCAGTTGGCTCTGCGGGCTCTCGGTCCCCTTGTCCTCCAGGACGTCCAAGAGACCGAAGGGAGCGCCGTCCTCGTCGTGCCAGGCGTCGTCCAGGGAGACGAAGGAGAGGAGATGAATCTCCTCCAGGAGCCGGAAGTAATCCTTCAGTTCGAGCCCCATGGCGGTGGCCACCTCGTCCGAGGAGGGGTTCCTCCCCAGGCGCTGCTCGAGCTGGGAGAACTCCTTCTCCAGCTTCTTGAACTT
This window of the Geomonas agri genome carries:
- a CDS encoding FliA/WhiG family RNA polymerase sigma factor, whose translation is MNCLLKAYEHEAQRGVPMSRDELVVTHLPLVKFIVDRIASSLPPHLDRDDLRSAAVIGLISAAERFDPSRGVQFKTFAEQRIRGTIMDELRAQDWLTRSLRDKFKKLEKEFSQLEQRLGRNPSSDEVATAMGLELKDYFRLLEEIHLLSFVSLDDAWHDEDGAPFGLLDVLEDKGTESPQSQLIARQTVERLAEAIDSLPEKERIVITLYYYEELNLKEIGAVLDLTESRISQLHSQAIVRLRGKMKRVA